GTAAACTTACTTTTGTAACCATATGAAATATATAATAATTAAGGTACAATGAAATATTTCCTATAATCATAGCTATAAATATGAATAAACTTATTAAAAAAAGCTTTGATAATATTATATTTTTTCTTTTAATAGGATACATGAACATCAAATTTATAGTTTTACTATTATACTCGCCCACAATAATATTTGATATAAGAACCGAAGAAAATATCATAAAAACTCCTTGGACAAGTGTTTCTCCTAAAACATAGGTATTTAACGTAGATTTATTTCCTTCAGCTATTACTTGAAGCATTACTAAATTTATTATTATAATTGCTATTAACAGTGCCTTTAAATAACTTTTCATTTTATATTTTTTTACTTCTAGCTTTATAAGTTTAAACATTATAATCCTCCTTTCTAAGAGTTTTAAGAAAATAATCTTCAAGGTTGCTTTTTTTTCTTATAATAGATTCTATATTTATATCATTTAAAATAAGTGTTTTTGAAATAACATTTTGAGGTATATTAAGATCATAAATTTTTATTGAATTATTATCTAAAATCTTAAAATTAGATATCTTCAAATCGTTTGTTAATATATACGCAGCTTTTCTAATGTCCTTCGTTACTAACTCAATATATTCTAAGTTCTTCTCTCGTATAGACTCAATGGTAACCTCTTTATGAAGCCTCCCTTTTTCCATTATACCTACTTTATCAGCCAATCTTTCTATTTCACCTAAAATATGACTAGAAATTAAAATGGTCATACCGTATTCTTTTGAAATCTTCTTAAGTAATTCCCTTATTTCCTTAACCCCCACTGGATCAAGTCCATTAATTGGTTCATCTAAAATCAAAATTTCTGGTCTTGTGGAAATAGCTCTAGCAATTCCAAGTCTTTGTTTCATACCTAAAGAAAATTCTCTAACTTTTTTATCTTTATTCTCTTCAAGATGAACTAGCTTAAATATTTCATCAATAGTTCTTTCATCATAGTATCCCATATATTCTAAGTGAAGCTCTATATTTTCTTTAGCTGTCAGTTTGTTGTAAAATACAGGATATTCTATTATTTGTCCCATTCTTTTTAAAATTTCAAAGGATTTCACACTTAATTTTTCTCCGAATATTTCAATTTCACCTATTGAAGGTCTTATTAAATTTGTTATCATTTTCATAAGCGTAGTTTTACCTGCACCGTTTTCGCCTAAAAGAGCATATATTTCACCTTTTTTTATATTCATGCTAACATCCTCTACAGCATTTCTTTCTTTAAAGCTCTTAGTTACATTAACTGTTCTTATAACGTAATTCATGAATCCTCACTCCCTTTCCTTTATAGTTTTATTGTATTATATTATGTTTTCTTTTTTATTACTTAAATCTTACATAATCCTTAAGTTTATTTAGGCAAACTGAAAATGAAACTAGTTTTTTCATAAGGCTTACTATAGAGTTCAATGTTTCCACCTAGCTTCTCTATTAACCTTTTAGTTATTGTGAGTCCTAGTCCACTTCCTTTATAATATTTATTTCTAGAATCCTCCAAAGTGTACATCCTCTCGAAAACTCTCCCTTTATTAATTTCATCAATTCCACATCCCTTATCAAAAACTTCAGTATATACATACTTTTCATCAAAATATAATTTTAAACCTAATATTTTTCCCTCTCTCCCATATTTAACTGCGTTGGATATAAGATTGTTTAAAATTCTA
The Clostridium felsineum DSM 794 DNA segment above includes these coding regions:
- a CDS encoding ABC transporter ATP-binding protein; this encodes MNYVIRTVNVTKSFKERNAVEDVSMNIKKGEIYALLGENGAGKTTLMKMITNLIRPSIGEIEIFGEKLSVKSFEILKRMGQIIEYPVFYNKLTAKENIELHLEYMGYYDERTIDEIFKLVHLEENKDKKVREFSLGMKQRLGIARAISTRPEILILDEPINGLDPVGVKEIRELLKKISKEYGMTILISSHILGEIERLADKVGIMEKGRLHKEVTIESIREKNLEYIELVTKDIRKAAYILTNDLKISNFKILDNNSIKIYDLNIPQNVISKTLILNDINIESIIRKKSNLEDYFLKTLRKEDYNV
- a CDS encoding ABC transporter permease: MFKLIKLEVKKYKMKSYLKALLIAIIIINLVMLQVIAEGNKSTLNTYVLGETLVQGVFMIFSSVLISNIIVGEYNSKTINLMFMYPIKRKNIILSKLFLISLFIFIAMIIGNISLYLNYYIFHMVTKVSLPMISLSGLFWIVLDSLVFTILSLFPVYIGVKYKKTQLTIVSGIILTSLLNSDIQGFNLASIKIISIMLTLISLLFIVLAIRVFENEDFVS